In the genome of Microaerobacter geothermalis, the window AAGCTTATACGGTGGTTGCCACCATAAGCAAAAAAGATCCGGAAAGGGTTAAAAACCCCCTAGAAGCTGCACGGAAGTTGGCACCTATCCTAAACATGTCTGAGGAAAAATTGCTCAAATTGTTAACCAGGGAAGACTTATATCAAGTGGAGCTTCGGCCAGGCGGATGGAAAATTGACAAGGAGACGGCTCAGAAAGTTGAAGCTCTAAACATAGAGGGAATATCTTTCATAGAGTCAAACAAAAGATATTACCCCAACCGTAATTTTGCTTCCCATGTACTGGGATATGTTAATCTTGATGGGAAAGCTGTGAGTGGCATTGAGAATTTGTTTGATAAAGAATTAAGGGGCATTCCCGGAAGATACAAATTTATTAAAGATGCAAAAGGATATGAATTGCCTGAGGGAGTGGAGGATATTCAACCTGCTGTAGACGGCAAAAATATTTTCCTCACCATTGATCAAAGAATTCAGCAGTATGCGGAACAGGCGTTAGACGAGGCGGAAATGAATTTTAAGCCAAAAAGAATGTCGGTGATAGTTGCAAACCCGAAAACGGGAGAAATTTTGGCTTTAGCTAACAGACCAGATTTTGATCCCAATGAGTACTGGAACTTTGGAGGGGACTACGAAAAATTTAATAATTTTGCGGTTAGCAGTGTGTTTGAACCGGGTTCAACCTTCAAAATTATTACGTTGGCGGCAGCCATTGAGGAGGGAGAATTTAATCCTGATGAGAAATATCAGTCTGGCCGATTAAAAGTTCCCGGAGCGATCATCCCTGATCACAATAATGGAAAGGGATGGGGGAAAATTACCTTTCTCGAAGCTGTTCAGCGTTCCAGTAACGTCGGATTTGCCATACTGGGTTACGAGAAATTAAAGAAAGAACGTTTATTTTCTTACATTGATAAATTTGGATTCGGCAAAAAAACAAATATTCAATTGGAGAATGAAGTTCCTGGTCTTGTCAAGGATATAAGCCAAGCGTATCCTGCTGATGTGGCCAATATTTCTTTCGGTCAAGGAATAGGAATCACGGCAATCCAACAGGTGGCGGCGGTATCGGCGGTAGCCAATGGAGGTAAGTGGATACAGCCTACCATTATAAAAAAGATAGAGGATCCCAATACCGGAGAAGAAACAGAAGTGAAGCCGAAGGTGAATCGTCAGATCATTTCTCCATCTACTGCCAAACAGGTGACAGAAATTTTAGAGACGGTTGTGACCCAAGGAACGGGTCAAAAGTACTATATTGAAGGTTATGATGTCGTAGGAAAAACAGGAACAGCCCAAAAAATTGGAAAAGATGGAAAATACAAACAGGATCAATACATTTTTTCATTTATCGGTTATGCTCCAAAAGATGATCCCCAGCTGCTCGTTTATGTAGTGGTAGATGAACCGGATGTTGAATATTACCAAGGTGCGGATGTGGTTGCCCCCATCTTTAAAAGCGTTATGAGAAATAGTCTGCAATATTTAGGTATTTCTCCCAAAGTAGTGGAGAAAGAAACACCTGAAGAAAAAATCATCAGCATTCCGCAATTGGAGGGTAAACCTCTATTGGTTGCCCAGCAAAAACTGATCGAGTTAAACTTGGTTCCTACAATTTTGGGCGGGGGTAATCAGGTGTTAAAGCAGATCCCCCAATCAGGGTCTCAAATTGTTGAGAACTCCCCAATATATCTTTTGACGGAGGAATTAGAGAAAATGGCAGTACCTGATTTCACGGGCAAATCCCTCAGGGAGGTTTATCAATTGACGCAAATTCTTCAGCTTAAGCCACTCATTGAAGGGAATGGATATGTGGTTGAACAGAGTCCGTCACCAGGGACCCCCTTGGTGAACAACTTAATGATTACATTAAAAATGGCTCCAAAAGGAATTTCGCCGGAGCAAGAGTAATCGAACTAACGGAGCTCACAAGGCTGTCCTTAGTAAATGCAGTAGTTCCATCCATCTATAGATGTCGGTGCTTGTTCTATTTCCCCTTTGTCTCGAATAGGGTAAAAAGGAGACGGGTTGTTTTTGATTACGTTGAGATAAGGGGGGGGTCGATGGTGTGGGTCTCCAATGTAACCCTAAGGAAACGCATATTTTATGTGTTAATTGGAGGCATGCTATTATTTCTCATACTCATCGGAAGGCTCGGCTATATACAATTGGTGAAAGGGCAGTGGTTATTAAACAAAGCAGAAGACTTATGGACCCGTGATATTCCCTTTGAAGGCATCAGGGGTAAAATTTATGATCGAAATGGGGAACTGCTGGCTTATAATATTAGTGCGCCGTCAGTCATGGCTGTACCGGCTCAGATTAAGGATCCGGCTAATACCGCCCGTCAGTTAGCCGGAGTATTAAACATGAGTGAAGAAAAGGTTTATCGGCTGATTACCAAGAGGGAATTAATGGTCAGAATTGCTCCAGAGGGAAGAAAGATTTCTGAAGAAAAAGCAAAGGAAGTTGCCCAACTGAGATTACCCGGCATTGTCATCAGCCAGGAAAACAAGAGGTATTACCCCAACGGGGCATTTGCTTCCCATGTATTGGGATTTACCGGCATAGATAATCAGGGATTGACTGGAATCGAAAAAGTATATGATGAACGGTTAAAAGGGAAAAAAGGCTCTGTTTCCTTTTTTTCCGATGCCAAAGGAAAAGAGATGCCCGATCAAAAAGAGAGATATTCTCCTCCAAAGGAAGGAGATAGTTTATTCCTTACCATCGACCGCACCATTCAATTCATTTTGGAACGTGAATTGGAACAGGCCATGTTAACTTATCGAGCCGATAATGCCTTGGCTATCGCGATGGACCCAAACACCGGAGAAATATTGGGAATGGCCAGTATGCCGGAGTATGATCCTGCCCGTTATCAAGAGTACCCCAGTCAAATATTTAATCGGAATCTTCCTATTTGGAAGACCTATGAACCGGGATCTACTTTTAAAATCATCACTCTTGCCGCAGCTCTTGAAGAAAAGATGGTCGATTTGGAGAAGGATACATTTTTTGACCCCGGATATGCCAAAGTGGCCGGGGCTACATTGAGATGTTGGAAAAAAGGGGGACACGGTTCCCAAACCTACTTGGAGGTGGTCGAGAATTCGTGTAACCCTGGTTTCGTTGCCCTAGGACAAAAGGTAGGAGAAAAAAAGCTTTTTCAATATATCCGCAACTTTGGATTTGGTCAAAAAACAGGGATTGATCTGAACGGGGAGTCCACTGGGATTTTATTTAAGCCTGAGAGAATTGGTCCTGTCGAACTGGCAACGACGTCTTTTGGTCAAGGGGTGGCGGTAACACCAATCCAGCAAGTGGCGGCAGTCTCTGCAGCGATCAATGGAGGGAAATTGTTTCAACCTTATATTGCAAAAGAATGGCATGATCCAAAGACCGATGAAGTTCTTGCAATGAATAACCCTAAACTGATTCGTCAGGTCATATCTCCAGAAACATCGTCTCAGGTAAGGAAGGCCCTGGAAAGTGTGGTTGCCAAGGGAACAGGATATCGTGCTTATATTGACGGATACCGTTTGGGCGGAAAAACAGGGACTGCCCAAAAACCTGCCCCTGGAGGAGGTTACTTAAGCAATGAGCATATTGTTTCTTTCATCGGATTTGCCCCGGCAGACGATCCCAAAGTTGTAATTTATGCAGCCGTGGATAACCCGAAAGGAATCCAATTTGGTGGTGTGGTGGCGGCACCTATCGTTAGAAACATGATGGTTGATGTCTTGCAATATCTGGATGTTCAACCCAGAAAGGAACAAATTCCAAAGGAATACCGTTATGGCGAAATTCCATTGGTTGAGGTTCCTGATCTCAGGGGGGTTCCTGTTCATAAGCTTCAAGAAAGCTATTTCACATTTAGAATTGATACAAGCGGCAGCGGAAATACCATACTCTATCAATCACCTCAACCGGGAACAAAAGTAGAGAGGGGATCAACCATCCGGATTTATTTGGGTGACAAAAAATAAAAAGGTGTATAAAATAATAGATGGGCCAATGGCTGGGCACAGGTCGTGTCAATGTCGACAATTTATACTTGTGCTTTTCGCCACTTTACCCTGACTAAACAGATGGAACTAAACTTACATGACCCGAAGGATCATGAGCGTTTAGTTCTATTCTTAGTAAAGTAGTCCTCAGGTCATGAAGTGATTAAAAGTGAAACGAATGATTGCACGTCAGAATGTTGATTCGAGGGAAACGGGGTGGATACCGTGAAGTTAATGGATTTAGTGAAACATTTGTTTATCAAAGAAATCGTTCATGACAATGAAATAGAGATTACAGGTTTGGCAGTAGATTCCCGAAAGGTAAAAGAGGGAGATTTATTTATATGTATCCCTGGTTTTAAAACGGATGGACATCAGTTTGCTCATCAGGCGGTATCTTTAGGGGCAAAAGCTCTTATGGTAGAAAGAATCCTGGATGTGCCAGTGACACAGATCATTGTACCGGATGTCAGAAGGGCGATGGCTATTGTTGCCGATACTTTTTTTGGTCAGCCTACCCACCATTTGGATTTGATTGGAGTAACCGGAACCAATGGGAAAACGACGGTTACCTATTTACTGGAAGCTATCTTCAGAGAGTATGGCAAAAAAACTGGCCTGATTGGGACAATTCATATGAAAATCGGAGATGAAACAGAAGAGGTGAAAAATACCACTCCTGATGTTTTTGAACTTCAGCATAGCTTCCGCAGAATGGTTGATGCAGGTGTAGAATATGCCATGATGGAAGTATCCTCCCATGCCCTGGAAATGGGAAGGGTTAGGGGGTGCCGCTACAAAACAGCAATTTTTACGAACCTCACTCAAGATCACTTGGATTATCATGGAACTATGGAGCAGTATAAACAGGCAAAGGGACTTCTCTTTAGCCAATTGGGAAATACATATCATTGGGATTCTCCTTCCTTCGCGATACTGAATCAAGATGATGAGGCAAGTTTATGCTATGCCAAAATGACTTCTGCCCAAGTTGTATCCTACGGCATAAAAAATAAGGCAGACGTAATGGCCACCGATCTTAAGATTTCCTCAACGGGAACTTCCTTCACAGTGAAGACGCCTGCCGGAGAAATTCCCCTGAAAATAAAGTTGATTGGAATGTTTAGTATTTATAATTCCCTGGCCGCCATTTCCGCTGCTGTTGTTGAAAATGTACCTTTACCCGTGATTCAGTCAGCCCTTGAAAAGGTGCCTGGGGTGAACGGACGTTTTGAAAAGGTAGATGAAGGGCAGGATTTTACCGTGATTGTAGATTACGCCCATACTCCAGACAGTTTAGAAAATGTATTAAAGACCATTCGGGATTTTGCAACAGGCAAAGTATATTGTGTAGTCGGCTGTGGAGGTGATCGGGATAAAACCAAGCGTCCGATTATGGCTTCCATTGCTGCCAAGTATTCAAATGTTGCCGTTATCACATCTGATAATCCACGATCAGAAGAACCCCAGGCAATTATTGATGATATGGTTCAGGGTTTGAAAGAAAGGA includes:
- a CDS encoding PASTA domain-containing penicillin-binding protein; its protein translation is MSYRQHVKIKSILIGILYTVLFLIILTRLFWLQSVNAELLTQKAQEMWKRNAVIEPKRGIIYDRNGSELAQNSKAYTVVATISKKDPERVKNPLEAARKLAPILNMSEEKLLKLLTREDLYQVELRPGGWKIDKETAQKVEALNIEGISFIESNKRYYPNRNFASHVLGYVNLDGKAVSGIENLFDKELRGIPGRYKFIKDAKGYELPEGVEDIQPAVDGKNIFLTIDQRIQQYAEQALDEAEMNFKPKRMSVIVANPKTGEILALANRPDFDPNEYWNFGGDYEKFNNFAVSSVFEPGSTFKIITLAAAIEEGEFNPDEKYQSGRLKVPGAIIPDHNNGKGWGKITFLEAVQRSSNVGFAILGYEKLKKERLFSYIDKFGFGKKTNIQLENEVPGLVKDISQAYPADVANISFGQGIGITAIQQVAAVSAVANGGKWIQPTIIKKIEDPNTGEETEVKPKVNRQIISPSTAKQVTEILETVVTQGTGQKYYIEGYDVVGKTGTAQKIGKDGKYKQDQYIFSFIGYAPKDDPQLLVYVVVDEPDVEYYQGADVVAPIFKSVMRNSLQYLGISPKVVEKETPEEKIISIPQLEGKPLLVAQQKLIELNLVPTILGGGNQVLKQIPQSGSQIVENSPIYLLTEELEKMAVPDFTGKSLREVYQLTQILQLKPLIEGNGYVVEQSPSPGTPLVNNLMITLKMAPKGISPEQE
- a CDS encoding stage V sporulation protein D — translated: MWVSNVTLRKRIFYVLIGGMLLFLILIGRLGYIQLVKGQWLLNKAEDLWTRDIPFEGIRGKIYDRNGELLAYNISAPSVMAVPAQIKDPANTARQLAGVLNMSEEKVYRLITKRELMVRIAPEGRKISEEKAKEVAQLRLPGIVISQENKRYYPNGAFASHVLGFTGIDNQGLTGIEKVYDERLKGKKGSVSFFSDAKGKEMPDQKERYSPPKEGDSLFLTIDRTIQFILERELEQAMLTYRADNALAIAMDPNTGEILGMASMPEYDPARYQEYPSQIFNRNLPIWKTYEPGSTFKIITLAAALEEKMVDLEKDTFFDPGYAKVAGATLRCWKKGGHGSQTYLEVVENSCNPGFVALGQKVGEKKLFQYIRNFGFGQKTGIDLNGESTGILFKPERIGPVELATTSFGQGVAVTPIQQVAAVSAAINGGKLFQPYIAKEWHDPKTDEVLAMNNPKLIRQVISPETSSQVRKALESVVAKGTGYRAYIDGYRLGGKTGTAQKPAPGGGYLSNEHIVSFIGFAPADDPKVVIYAAVDNPKGIQFGGVVAAPIVRNMMVDVLQYLDVQPRKEQIPKEYRYGEIPLVEVPDLRGVPVHKLQESYFTFRIDTSGSGNTILYQSPQPGTKVERGSTIRIYLGDKK
- a CDS encoding UDP-N-acetylmuramoyl-L-alanyl-D-glutamate--2,6-diaminopimelate ligase, whose amino-acid sequence is MKLMDLVKHLFIKEIVHDNEIEITGLAVDSRKVKEGDLFICIPGFKTDGHQFAHQAVSLGAKALMVERILDVPVTQIIVPDVRRAMAIVADTFFGQPTHHLDLIGVTGTNGKTTVTYLLEAIFREYGKKTGLIGTIHMKIGDETEEVKNTTPDVFELQHSFRRMVDAGVEYAMMEVSSHALEMGRVRGCRYKTAIFTNLTQDHLDYHGTMEQYKQAKGLLFSQLGNTYHWDSPSFAILNQDDEASLCYAKMTSAQVVSYGIKNKADVMATDLKISSTGTSFTVKTPAGEIPLKIKLIGMFSIYNSLAAISAAVVENVPLPVIQSALEKVPGVNGRFEKVDEGQDFTVIVDYAHTPDSLENVLKTIRDFATGKVYCVVGCGGDRDKTKRPIMASIAAKYSNVAVITSDNPRSEEPQAIIDDMVQGLKERNIPRNKYVTMVDRKQAIQYAINEAQKDDVILIAGKGHETYQIIKGEVLPFDDRLVAKEAIRSKKK